Proteins encoded within one genomic window of Pongo pygmaeus isolate AG05252 chromosome 4, NHGRI_mPonPyg2-v2.0_pri, whole genome shotgun sequence:
- the HARS2 gene encoding histidine--tRNA ligase, mitochondrial isoform X1, giving the protein MHLLGLLPRRAWASLLNQLLRPPWASCTGAVRCQSQVAEAVLTSQLKAHQEKPNFIIKTPKGTRDLSPQHMVVREKILDLVISCFKRHGAKGMDTPAFELKETLTEKYGEDSGLMYDLKDQGGELLSLRYDLTVPFARYLAMNKVKKMKRYHVGKVWRRESPTIVQGRYREFCQCDFDIAGQFDPMIPDAECLKIMCEILSGLQLGDFLIKVNDRRIVDGMFAVCGVPESKFRAICSSIDKLDKMAWKDVRHEMVVKKGLAPEVADRIGDYVQCHGGVSLVEQMFQDPRLSQNKQALEGLGDLKLLFEYLTLFGIADKISFDLSLARGLDYYTGVIYEAVLLQTPTQAGEEPLNVGSVAAGGRYDGLVGMFDPKGHKVPCVGLSIGVERIFYIVEQRMKTKGEKVRTTETQVFVATPQKNFLQERLKLIAELWNSGIKAEMLYKNNPKLLTQLHYCESTGIPLVVIIGEQELKEGVIKIRSVASREEVSGGSRNRRDEVFLPFPDSVRNMHLLAEKLSSWLIVVEMNKHPLQMTIAACEY; this is encoded by the exons ATGCACCTGCTCGGACTTCTTCCCAGAAGGGCCTGGGCTTCGCTGCTCAACCAGCTCCTGCGACCGCCCTGGGCTTCGTGCACCGGGGCGGTCCGTTGCCAAAGCCAG GTTGCAGAGGCAGTGTTAACATCCCAACTGAAAGCACATCAAGAGAAACCAAATTTTATTATCAAGACCCCAAAG GGTACCAGGGATCTTAGTCCTCAGCATATGGTTGTGAGGGAGAAAATTCTTGATTTGGTTATCAGCTGCTTTAAACGTCATGGAGCaaaggggatggataccccagcATTTGAGCTGAAG GAAACGCTGACTGAGAAGTATGGAGAGGACTCTGGGCTCATGTATGATCTGAAGGATCAAGGTGGAGAGCTGTTGTCCCTCCGCTATGACCTTACT GTTCCCTTTGCTCGTTATCTGGCCATGAATAAGGTGAAGAAGATGAAACGTTATCATGTTGGAAAGGTGTGGCGGCGAGAGAGCCCAACCATAGTCCAAGGCCGTTACAGGGAGTTCTGCCAGTGT GATTTTGACATTGCTGGTCAGTTTGACCCTATGATCCCTGATGCAGAGTGTTTGAAGATCATGTGTGAAATCCTAAGTGGATTGCAGTTGGGAGACTTTCTCATTAAG GTAAATGACCGGCGGATTGTGGATGGGATGTTTGCTGTCTGTGGTGTTCCTGAAAGCAAGTTCCGTGCCATCTGCTCCTCCATAGATAAACTAGACAAG ATGGCTTGGAAAGATGTGAGACATGAGATGGTGGTGAAGAAAGGCCTGGCTCCTGAGGTGGCTGATCGAATTGGGGACTATGTCCAATGTCATG GTGGGGTATCCCTAGTAGAGCAAATGTTTCAGGATCCCAGACTATCCCAGAACAAGCAGGCCCTGGAGGGCCTGGGAGACCTAAAGCTGCTATTTGAATACCTGACTTTATTTGGAATTGCTGATAAG ATCTCCTTTGACCTCAGCCTGGCTCGGGGCCTAGACTACTATACAGGAGTGATCTATGAAGCAGTGCTGCTGCAGACCCCAACTCAGGCTGGGGAGGAGCCCCTGAATGTGGGCAGTGTGGCTGCTGGTGGGCGCTATGATGGGCTGGTGGGCATGTTTGACCCCAAGGGCCACAAGGTGCCATGTGTGGGACTCAGCATTGGGGTTGAGCGAATCTTCTACATTGTGGAGCAGAGGATGAAG ACCAAAGGTGAGAAGGTGCGGACTACAGAGACACAAGTGTTTGTGGCCACACCACAGAAGAACTTTCTCCAAGAACGGTTGAAGCTTATTGCAGAGCTTTGGAATTCTGGAATCAAG GCAGAGATGCTATACAAGAACAACCCCAAACTATTAACCCAGCTGCACTATTGTGAGAGCACGGGCATTCCACTGGTGGTCATTATTGGTGAGCAAGAACTGAAAGAAGGGGTCATCAAGATCCGTTCAGTGGCCAGCAGAGAGGAGGTGAGTGGCGGCAGCAGAAATAGACGGGACGAAGTGTTTCTGCCTTTCCCAGATTCTGTAAGAAATATGCATCTTCTGGCTGAGAAATTATCTTCATGGTTAATAGTGGTAGAGATGAACAAACACCCACTCCAGATGACCATTGCTGCCTGTGAGTATTGA
- the HARS2 gene encoding histidine--tRNA ligase, mitochondrial isoform X3, whose translation MHLLGLLPRRAWASLLNQLLRPPWASCTGAVRCQSQVAEAVLTSQLKAHQEKPNFIIKTPKGTRDLSPQHMVVREKILDLVISCFKRHGAKGMDTPAFELKETLTEKYGEDSGLMYDLKDQGGELLSLRYDLTAMNKVKKMKRYHVGKVWRRESPTIVQGRYREFCQCDFDIAGQFDPMIPDAECLKIMCEILSGLQLGDFLIKVNDRRIVDGMFAVCGVPESKFRAICSSIDKLDKMAWKDVRHEMVVKKGLAPEVADRIGDYVQCHGGVSLVEQMFQDPRLSQNKQALEGLGDLKLLFEYLTLFGIADKISFDLSLARGLDYYTGVIYEAVLLQTPTQAGEEPLNVGSVAAGGRYDGLVGMFDPKGHKVPCVGLSIGVERIFYIVEQRMKTKGEKVRTTETQVFVATPQKNFLQERLKLIAELWNSGIKAEMLYKNNPKLLTQLHYCESTGIPLVVIIGEQELKEGVIKIRSVASREEVAIKRENLVAEIQKRLSES comes from the exons ATGCACCTGCTCGGACTTCTTCCCAGAAGGGCCTGGGCTTCGCTGCTCAACCAGCTCCTGCGACCGCCCTGGGCTTCGTGCACCGGGGCGGTCCGTTGCCAAAGCCAG GTTGCAGAGGCAGTGTTAACATCCCAACTGAAAGCACATCAAGAGAAACCAAATTTTATTATCAAGACCCCAAAG GGTACCAGGGATCTTAGTCCTCAGCATATGGTTGTGAGGGAGAAAATTCTTGATTTGGTTATCAGCTGCTTTAAACGTCATGGAGCaaaggggatggataccccagcATTTGAGCTGAAG GAAACGCTGACTGAGAAGTATGGAGAGGACTCTGGGCTCATGTATGATCTGAAGGATCAAGGTGGAGAGCTGTTGTCCCTCCGCTATGACCTTACT GCCATGAATAAGGTGAAGAAGATGAAACGTTATCATGTTGGAAAGGTGTGGCGGCGAGAGAGCCCAACCATAGTCCAAGGCCGTTACAGGGAGTTCTGCCAGTGT GATTTTGACATTGCTGGTCAGTTTGACCCTATGATCCCTGATGCAGAGTGTTTGAAGATCATGTGTGAAATCCTAAGTGGATTGCAGTTGGGAGACTTTCTCATTAAG GTAAATGACCGGCGGATTGTGGATGGGATGTTTGCTGTCTGTGGTGTTCCTGAAAGCAAGTTCCGTGCCATCTGCTCCTCCATAGATAAACTAGACAAG ATGGCTTGGAAAGATGTGAGACATGAGATGGTGGTGAAGAAAGGCCTGGCTCCTGAGGTGGCTGATCGAATTGGGGACTATGTCCAATGTCATG GTGGGGTATCCCTAGTAGAGCAAATGTTTCAGGATCCCAGACTATCCCAGAACAAGCAGGCCCTGGAGGGCCTGGGAGACCTAAAGCTGCTATTTGAATACCTGACTTTATTTGGAATTGCTGATAAG ATCTCCTTTGACCTCAGCCTGGCTCGGGGCCTAGACTACTATACAGGAGTGATCTATGAAGCAGTGCTGCTGCAGACCCCAACTCAGGCTGGGGAGGAGCCCCTGAATGTGGGCAGTGTGGCTGCTGGTGGGCGCTATGATGGGCTGGTGGGCATGTTTGACCCCAAGGGCCACAAGGTGCCATGTGTGGGACTCAGCATTGGGGTTGAGCGAATCTTCTACATTGTGGAGCAGAGGATGAAG ACCAAAGGTGAGAAGGTGCGGACTACAGAGACACAAGTGTTTGTGGCCACACCACAGAAGAACTTTCTCCAAGAACGGTTGAAGCTTATTGCAGAGCTTTGGAATTCTGGAATCAAG GCAGAGATGCTATACAAGAACAACCCCAAACTATTAACCCAGCTGCACTATTGTGAGAGCACGGGCATTCCACTGGTGGTCATTATTGGTGAGCAAGAACTGAAAGAAGGGGTCATCAAGATCCGTTCAGTGGCCAGCAGAGAGGAG GTGGCCATTAAACGGGAAAATCTTGTGGCTGAAATTCAGAAGCGACTGTCTGAGTCTTGA
- the HARS2 gene encoding histidine--tRNA ligase, mitochondrial isoform X2: protein MHLLGLLPRRAWASLLNQLLRPPWASCTGAVRCQSQVAEAVLTSQLKAHQEKPNFIIKTPKGTRDLSPQHMVVREKILDLVISCFKRHGAKGMDTPAFELKETLTEKYGEDSGLMYDLKDQGGELLSLRYDLTVPFARYLAMNKVKKMKRYHVGKVWRRESPTIVQGRYREFCQCDFDIAGQFDPMIPDAECLKIMCEILSGLQLGDFLIKVNDRRIVDGMFAVCGVPESKFRAICSSIDKLDKMAWKDVRHEMVVKKGLAPEVADRIGDYVQCHGGVSLVEQMFQDPRLSQNKQALEGLGDLKLLFEYLTLFGIADKISFDLSLARGLDYYTGVIYEAVLLQTPTQAGEEPLNVGSVAAGGRYDGLVGMFDPKGHKVPCVGLSIGVERIFYIVEQRMKTKGEKVRTTETQVFVATPQKNFLQERLKLIAELWNSGIKAEMLYKNNPKLLTQLHYCESTGIPLVVIIGEQELKEGVIKIRSVASREEVAIKRENLVAEIQKRLSES from the exons ATGCACCTGCTCGGACTTCTTCCCAGAAGGGCCTGGGCTTCGCTGCTCAACCAGCTCCTGCGACCGCCCTGGGCTTCGTGCACCGGGGCGGTCCGTTGCCAAAGCCAG GTTGCAGAGGCAGTGTTAACATCCCAACTGAAAGCACATCAAGAGAAACCAAATTTTATTATCAAGACCCCAAAG GGTACCAGGGATCTTAGTCCTCAGCATATGGTTGTGAGGGAGAAAATTCTTGATTTGGTTATCAGCTGCTTTAAACGTCATGGAGCaaaggggatggataccccagcATTTGAGCTGAAG GAAACGCTGACTGAGAAGTATGGAGAGGACTCTGGGCTCATGTATGATCTGAAGGATCAAGGTGGAGAGCTGTTGTCCCTCCGCTATGACCTTACT GTTCCCTTTGCTCGTTATCTGGCCATGAATAAGGTGAAGAAGATGAAACGTTATCATGTTGGAAAGGTGTGGCGGCGAGAGAGCCCAACCATAGTCCAAGGCCGTTACAGGGAGTTCTGCCAGTGT GATTTTGACATTGCTGGTCAGTTTGACCCTATGATCCCTGATGCAGAGTGTTTGAAGATCATGTGTGAAATCCTAAGTGGATTGCAGTTGGGAGACTTTCTCATTAAG GTAAATGACCGGCGGATTGTGGATGGGATGTTTGCTGTCTGTGGTGTTCCTGAAAGCAAGTTCCGTGCCATCTGCTCCTCCATAGATAAACTAGACAAG ATGGCTTGGAAAGATGTGAGACATGAGATGGTGGTGAAGAAAGGCCTGGCTCCTGAGGTGGCTGATCGAATTGGGGACTATGTCCAATGTCATG GTGGGGTATCCCTAGTAGAGCAAATGTTTCAGGATCCCAGACTATCCCAGAACAAGCAGGCCCTGGAGGGCCTGGGAGACCTAAAGCTGCTATTTGAATACCTGACTTTATTTGGAATTGCTGATAAG ATCTCCTTTGACCTCAGCCTGGCTCGGGGCCTAGACTACTATACAGGAGTGATCTATGAAGCAGTGCTGCTGCAGACCCCAACTCAGGCTGGGGAGGAGCCCCTGAATGTGGGCAGTGTGGCTGCTGGTGGGCGCTATGATGGGCTGGTGGGCATGTTTGACCCCAAGGGCCACAAGGTGCCATGTGTGGGACTCAGCATTGGGGTTGAGCGAATCTTCTACATTGTGGAGCAGAGGATGAAG ACCAAAGGTGAGAAGGTGCGGACTACAGAGACACAAGTGTTTGTGGCCACACCACAGAAGAACTTTCTCCAAGAACGGTTGAAGCTTATTGCAGAGCTTTGGAATTCTGGAATCAAG GCAGAGATGCTATACAAGAACAACCCCAAACTATTAACCCAGCTGCACTATTGTGAGAGCACGGGCATTCCACTGGTGGTCATTATTGGTGAGCAAGAACTGAAAGAAGGGGTCATCAAGATCCGTTCAGTGGCCAGCAGAGAGGAG GTGGCCATTAAACGGGAAAATCTTGTGGCTGAAATTCAGAAGCGACTGTCTGAGTCTTGA